GCCACGCCACGACGGCGCCATACTTCTCTGCGGCAATCGCGACGATTGCCTCGTTGGTGGGAACCACACCCTGCGCACCTGTAACACTCAGGATGAGCTTGCCGAGTGGGTCCAGTGCGTTGATCACTGTCACGGCACCCACGACCAGGATCAGGAATCCCATCGTCGCCTTTAGGGTGCCGCCGATCACGTCGCCCAGCGACTTCTTCAGCGCGATCAAACCGACCGCTGTCATCAACCCAACAAGGTAGAAGGGTTTACTGAGGATTTCGTTGACGATGAACTCAACGATTCCGACAATTACATTCATCAGACCCAACCTCTTTCCTCGGGCACTGCCCGTGTAGTCCGACGTCTCCCTCAGCGGCGCGAGTCCTCCCCGTGAACCCGCCCGCTGCTACTGCCCTGTCTGACCTCTCTCCCCTAAGATCGGCTACATCTCCTCGAGGGCCGCCTTGACCTTCGAGGTCATTTCGTCGAGATCTATGAAGTTTCGGATCGTGACCACTTTGGCTTTCACGTCGCCCAACTGCTCGGCCAGCTCGCTCGACGTGATGACCATCTCGGCGGTGAGAGCCATCGCGCGGGCCGACCCGATGTCGGCCACCTCCACGTAGGCGTCCACGCCAAGTTTGTCAAACACCTTCTCGGCCTGCATCTTGAGGATCAGGCCTGTGCCCAGCCCCATGCCGCAAACTGCAAGGACCTTCAAGTTCCGCCTCCTTGTGTCGATCGCTCAAAGTCGCTGATGATGGCGTGCACCGCTGCCGGGCTTTCCGCAGAGACGAGCGCCTGATGGCGCTGCTCATCGGAGAGAAGCTCGGCAAGTGTCGAAAGTGCGATGATGTGAGATTCGTCATCCGGAGCGGCGAGGCCGACGACGACGCTCACCGGATCATTCTCCGGATGTCCAAAACGAACCGGGTTCGACAACGTCACCCAGGAGAGCCCGGACCGCACCACCGACGGCGACGGGCGGGCATGCGCCAAAGCGAGGCCAGGAACGATGACGATGTAAGGGCCGAGTTCCTGAACGACGGCAATCATCTCATCGATGTATGGCTCGGTCACGGAGCCCCCCGCGATGAGCGCGTCGCCCGCCAGGCGTACGGCATCTCGCCAATCTTCTGCCGTCTGATCGAGCCAGATGGCGCTAGTTGGCAGCAACTCAGCTAGTCCCCCCTCAGCCAAGGTCAGTCCCTTCACAGCAGGAGATGAATCACGGTCGAGGGATATCGTAGACTTACGAAGACCGCCGTTGCCATTTCTGCATAGCGCGGTGCAATCATCGCCAGGCCGGTCGTCATCCGACCATCTGTGCCTCTGCCTCATATAGATCAACCAGGCCGCCGCCATGGATGAGGAACCGAACCGATTCCGCGCAGCGGTTGCTGCAGCTGCAGCAGAACTCGCAACACGAGCAGGGACTGGACGACGTCGGCACGCCCCACGGGCCAGTTGTGCTCGGTGTCACGCTCGAGATTCCTGTCGCCCTCCTGATGACCGGAGCCAACTTCCCGGACCTCGAGTTCATCAGTCTGGACACGAACGATCTCCTCCAGCGCGCGATGGCAGCCGATCAGGCGACCCTCCGCTGACCCTTTGTCAAGATCCGCCGCATCCAGCACTGGTTCGCATGATTGCCATGGCGGTAGAAGAGGCAGAGCGCTCCTGGAATAACTGAGCTCACGGTAACGGATGGCGGCGATAGCTACTGGCACGAGCTTCAGGCCACCACACTCCCGGCGTGCGGAGGGTCTGATCGTCGTGGGTGTCTGGCCTCGAAGGCCACTCCGGACATCTCCTCCGCCCTTGGAGGAAGGCACCGATCAGCCCGATTCCAGCCAGAGACAGCATGAGCACGAGAAGATGGTCACGATCACTCCGATCGTCCAGTCTTGCCGCAAACCATCAGACCGTCCGGCAACGTAAGGGACAACAGGAGCGTCGGAAGCGAAGAACACTCGAAAGGGATGAAGTTTCACCACTCCTTGTGTCGGAATGGCGGAGCCGACATCGCATCGGGCGATGATGCCTGGTCGTCGAGATGCGGGACTGTGTTGCTCAGTGAACTCCCAGCACCTCGACGCCGCGCACCTCGAAGGTCCTACGTATCTCGTGCCAACGCTCGTCGGAGTAGCGCGCAAGGCCAAGCTTGG
The window above is part of the Gammaproteobacteria bacterium genome. Proteins encoded here:
- a CDS encoding PTS transporter subunit EIIA; this translates as MAEGGLAELLPTSAIWLDQTAEDWRDAVRLAGDALIAGGSVTEPYIDEMIAVVQELGPYIVIVPGLALAHARPSPSVVRSGLSWVTLSNPVRFGHPENDPVSVVVGLAAPDDESHIIALSTLAELLSDEQRHQALVSAESPAAVHAIISDFERSTQGGGT
- a CDS encoding PTS ascorbate transporter subunit IIB; this encodes MKVLAVCGMGLGTGLILKMQAEKVFDKLGVDAYVEVADIGSARAMALTAEMVITSSELAEQLGDVKAKVVTIRNFIDLDEMTSKVKAALEEM